One part of the Corynebacterium aurimucosum ATCC 700975 genome encodes these proteins:
- a CDS encoding molybdopterin molybdotransferase MoeA yields MRTYEEHLAAVRAALPQPRVVSTPLTSAFGRRSAATYRAEHNLPPFDNSQMDGYALSTCDGGAFTVGRTIAAGDPPGSLEHGTALPIMTGAKIPEGTATIVPVEHCEPPHFPEEGATVTVPAAPEQFIRRAGSDVQAGTTLINEHALLDAPSIATLASQGLAEVLTYAPARILICTGGAEIGGTGEATIPDSNAPMLAALAAQYGIDVAGFVRTNDDPSALRADLAEAVITHRPDVIVTSGGISHGKFEVIRQIFEKDGWFGHVAQQPGGPQGLSRLGEVPVVCFPGNPISTLVSFRLYLAPVIGHAPAPFRAHLTEPAEGLNNREQFRRGILNISDGITQASFLGGTSSHLMSQAIGATALIRIPANTQLSAGDLVGVFPLS; encoded by the coding sequence ATGCGCACCTATGAGGAACACCTCGCCGCCGTTCGCGCGGCCCTTCCGCAGCCCCGGGTGGTCTCCACTCCCCTGACCAGCGCCTTCGGCCGCCGCTCCGCCGCCACGTACCGCGCGGAACACAACCTTCCACCTTTCGATAATTCGCAGATGGACGGCTATGCGCTTTCCACATGTGACGGCGGCGCCTTCACCGTCGGCCGCACCATCGCGGCGGGTGATCCTCCGGGCTCGCTCGAGCACGGCACCGCCCTCCCCATCATGACCGGCGCGAAAATCCCCGAGGGCACTGCCACCATCGTCCCCGTCGAACACTGCGAACCCCCGCACTTCCCGGAAGAGGGCGCCACGGTCACCGTGCCGGCAGCCCCCGAGCAGTTCATCCGCCGTGCCGGCTCCGATGTCCAGGCCGGCACGACCCTCATCAACGAGCACGCGCTTCTCGACGCCCCCTCCATCGCCACCCTCGCCTCCCAGGGCCTGGCCGAGGTCCTCACATACGCGCCCGCCCGCATCCTCATCTGCACCGGCGGCGCGGAAATCGGTGGCACGGGCGAGGCCACCATCCCCGATTCCAATGCACCGATGCTCGCGGCCTTGGCTGCGCAGTATGGCATCGACGTGGCCGGCTTCGTGCGCACGAATGACGATCCTTCTGCCCTGCGCGCGGACCTCGCCGAAGCGGTCATCACCCACCGCCCCGATGTCATCGTCACCTCCGGCGGCATCTCCCACGGAAAGTTCGAGGTCATCCGCCAAATCTTCGAAAAGGACGGCTGGTTCGGCCACGTGGCGCAGCAGCCCGGCGGCCCGCAGGGCCTATCACGTTTAGGCGAGGTGCCCGTTGTCTGCTTCCCCGGCAACCCCATCTCCACGCTGGTGAGTTTCCGCCTCTACTTAGCGCCCGTTATCGGCCACGCTCCCGCTCCATTTAGAGCACACCTTACTGAGCCCGCCGAAGGCCTCAACAACCGCGAACAGTTCCGCCGTGGAATCCTCAACATTTCCGATGGCATCACCCAAGCCTCCTTCCTCGGCGGCACCAGCTCCCACCTGATGTCCCAGGCCATCGGTGCTACTGCCCTCATCCGTATCCCGGCTAATACGCAGCTTTCAGCCGGCGACCTCGTGGGGGTATTCCCACTCTCATGA